From one Esox lucius isolate fEsoLuc1 chromosome 11, fEsoLuc1.pri, whole genome shotgun sequence genomic stretch:
- the LOC105028431 gene encoding thyroid hormone receptor alpha isoform X1: MEPMSNIEDPNSSEGDEKRWPDGPKRKRKNSTCSVKSMSALSISVPGYIPSYLEKDEPCVVCGDKATGYHYRCITCEGCKGFFRRTIQKNLHPAYSCKYDGCCIIDKITRNQCQLCRFRKCIAVGMAMDLVLDDSKRVAKRRLIEENREKRKKEEFVKTLQTRPEPSSSEWELIRHVTEAHHHTNAQGSHWKQKRKFLPEDIGQSPVVSAPDGDKVDLEAFSEFTKIITPAITRVVDFAKKLPMFSELPCEDQIILLKGCCMEIMSLRAAVRYDPESETLTLSGEMAVKREQLKNGGLGVVSDAIFDLGKSLAQFNLDDSEVALLQAVLLMSSDRSGLTSVEKIEKCQETYLLAFEHYINHRKHNIPHFWPKLLMKVTDLRMIGACHASRFLHMKVECPNELFPPLFLEVFEDQEV, from the exons GTGGCCTGATGGCCcgaaaaggaagagaaaaaacaGCACATGTTCGGTTAAGAGCATGTCCG CGCTGAGCATCTCCGTCCCAGGATACATCCCCAGCTACTTGGAGAAGGACGAgccgtgtgtggtgtgtggagaCAAGGCCACGGGCTACCACTACCGCTGCATAACCTGTGAAGGCTGCAAG GGCTTTTTCCGGCGCACCATCCAGAAGAACCTGCATCCTGCTTACTCTTGTAAGTACGATGGCTGTTGCATCATCGACAAGATCACAAGGAACCAGTGCCAGCTGTGTCGCTTCAGGAAGTGCATCGCAGTGGGCATGGCCATGGACT TGGTGCTTGATGATTCTAAGCGGGTGGCCAAGAGGCGTCTGATCgaggagaacagggagaagaggaagaaagaggagtTTGTTAAGACCCTGCAGACCCGTCCAGAGCCCAGTAGCTCAGAGTGGGAGCTGATTCGTCATGTAACAGAGGCCCACCATCACACCAACGCACAGGGTTCCCACTGGAAACAGAAACGCAAGTTCCTG CCCGAAGACATCGGCCAGTCCCCTGTAGTGTCTGCGCCAGACGGAGACAAGGTGGACCTGGAGGCCTTCAGTGAGTTTACCAAGATCATCACCCCCGCCATCACGCGGGTCGtcgactttgccaaaaaactgcCCATGTTCTCCGAG CTGCCTTGTGAGGACCAGATCATTCTATTGAAAGGCTGCTGTATGGAGATCATGTCGCTTCGTGCCGCTGTGCGCTATGACCCCGAGAGTGAGACGCTGACACTGAGTGGAGAGATGGCGGTGAAACGCGAGCAGCTAAAGAACGGCGGGCTGGGCGTGGTGTCGGACGCCATTTTCGATTTGGGCAAGAGCCTGGCACAGTTTAACCTGGATGACTCGGAGGTGGCCCTCCTACAAGCCGTGCTGCTCATGAGCTCag ATCGCTCGGGACTGACATCGGTAGAGAAGATCGAGAAGTGCCAGGAGACGTACCTGCTTGCCTTTGAACACTACATCAACCACCGCAAGCACAACATTCCCCACTTCTGGCCCAAGCTGCTGATGAAGGTGACCGATCTGAGGATGATTGGCGCGTGCCACGCCAGCCGCTTCCTCCACATGAAGGTGGAGTGTCCCAATGAGCTCTTCCCTCCACTGTTTCTGGAGGTCTTCGAGGACCAGGAAGTATGA
- the LOC105028431 gene encoding thyroid hormone receptor alpha isoform X3, translated as MSALSISVPGYIPSYLEKDEPCVVCGDKATGYHYRCITCEGCKGFFRRTIQKNLHPAYSCKYDGCCIIDKITRNQCQLCRFRKCIAVGMAMDLVLDDSKRVAKRRLIEENREKRKKEEFVKTLQTRPEPSSSEWELIRHVTEAHHHTNAQGSHWKQKRKFLPEDIGQSPVVSAPDGDKVDLEAFSEFTKIITPAITRVVDFAKKLPMFSELPCEDQIILLKGCCMEIMSLRAAVRYDPESETLTLSGEMAVKREQLKNGGLGVVSDAIFDLGKSLAQFNLDDSEVALLQAVLLMSSDRSGLTSVEKIEKCQETYLLAFEHYINHRKHNIPHFWPKLLMKVTDLRMIGACHASRFLHMKVECPNELFPPLFLEVFEDQEV; from the exons ATGTCCG CGCTGAGCATCTCCGTCCCAGGATACATCCCCAGCTACTTGGAGAAGGACGAgccgtgtgtggtgtgtggagaCAAGGCCACGGGCTACCACTACCGCTGCATAACCTGTGAAGGCTGCAAG GGCTTTTTCCGGCGCACCATCCAGAAGAACCTGCATCCTGCTTACTCTTGTAAGTACGATGGCTGTTGCATCATCGACAAGATCACAAGGAACCAGTGCCAGCTGTGTCGCTTCAGGAAGTGCATCGCAGTGGGCATGGCCATGGACT TGGTGCTTGATGATTCTAAGCGGGTGGCCAAGAGGCGTCTGATCgaggagaacagggagaagaggaagaaagaggagtTTGTTAAGACCCTGCAGACCCGTCCAGAGCCCAGTAGCTCAGAGTGGGAGCTGATTCGTCATGTAACAGAGGCCCACCATCACACCAACGCACAGGGTTCCCACTGGAAACAGAAACGCAAGTTCCTG CCCGAAGACATCGGCCAGTCCCCTGTAGTGTCTGCGCCAGACGGAGACAAGGTGGACCTGGAGGCCTTCAGTGAGTTTACCAAGATCATCACCCCCGCCATCACGCGGGTCGtcgactttgccaaaaaactgcCCATGTTCTCCGAG CTGCCTTGTGAGGACCAGATCATTCTATTGAAAGGCTGCTGTATGGAGATCATGTCGCTTCGTGCCGCTGTGCGCTATGACCCCGAGAGTGAGACGCTGACACTGAGTGGAGAGATGGCGGTGAAACGCGAGCAGCTAAAGAACGGCGGGCTGGGCGTGGTGTCGGACGCCATTTTCGATTTGGGCAAGAGCCTGGCACAGTTTAACCTGGATGACTCGGAGGTGGCCCTCCTACAAGCCGTGCTGCTCATGAGCTCag ATCGCTCGGGACTGACATCGGTAGAGAAGATCGAGAAGTGCCAGGAGACGTACCTGCTTGCCTTTGAACACTACATCAACCACCGCAAGCACAACATTCCCCACTTCTGGCCCAAGCTGCTGATGAAGGTGACCGATCTGAGGATGATTGGCGCGTGCCACGCCAGCCGCTTCCTCCACATGAAGGTGGAGTGTCCCAATGAGCTCTTCCCTCCACTGTTTCTGGAGGTCTTCGAGGACCAGGAAGTATGA
- the LOC105028431 gene encoding thyroid hormone receptor alpha isoform X2, whose product MHILQPYCINRWPDGPKRKRKNSTCSVKSMSALSISVPGYIPSYLEKDEPCVVCGDKATGYHYRCITCEGCKGFFRRTIQKNLHPAYSCKYDGCCIIDKITRNQCQLCRFRKCIAVGMAMDLVLDDSKRVAKRRLIEENREKRKKEEFVKTLQTRPEPSSSEWELIRHVTEAHHHTNAQGSHWKQKRKFLPEDIGQSPVVSAPDGDKVDLEAFSEFTKIITPAITRVVDFAKKLPMFSELPCEDQIILLKGCCMEIMSLRAAVRYDPESETLTLSGEMAVKREQLKNGGLGVVSDAIFDLGKSLAQFNLDDSEVALLQAVLLMSSDRSGLTSVEKIEKCQETYLLAFEHYINHRKHNIPHFWPKLLMKVTDLRMIGACHASRFLHMKVECPNELFPPLFLEVFEDQEV is encoded by the exons ATGCATATTCTGCAGCCCTACTGCATCAACAG GTGGCCTGATGGCCcgaaaaggaagagaaaaaacaGCACATGTTCGGTTAAGAGCATGTCCG CGCTGAGCATCTCCGTCCCAGGATACATCCCCAGCTACTTGGAGAAGGACGAgccgtgtgtggtgtgtggagaCAAGGCCACGGGCTACCACTACCGCTGCATAACCTGTGAAGGCTGCAAG GGCTTTTTCCGGCGCACCATCCAGAAGAACCTGCATCCTGCTTACTCTTGTAAGTACGATGGCTGTTGCATCATCGACAAGATCACAAGGAACCAGTGCCAGCTGTGTCGCTTCAGGAAGTGCATCGCAGTGGGCATGGCCATGGACT TGGTGCTTGATGATTCTAAGCGGGTGGCCAAGAGGCGTCTGATCgaggagaacagggagaagaggaagaaagaggagtTTGTTAAGACCCTGCAGACCCGTCCAGAGCCCAGTAGCTCAGAGTGGGAGCTGATTCGTCATGTAACAGAGGCCCACCATCACACCAACGCACAGGGTTCCCACTGGAAACAGAAACGCAAGTTCCTG CCCGAAGACATCGGCCAGTCCCCTGTAGTGTCTGCGCCAGACGGAGACAAGGTGGACCTGGAGGCCTTCAGTGAGTTTACCAAGATCATCACCCCCGCCATCACGCGGGTCGtcgactttgccaaaaaactgcCCATGTTCTCCGAG CTGCCTTGTGAGGACCAGATCATTCTATTGAAAGGCTGCTGTATGGAGATCATGTCGCTTCGTGCCGCTGTGCGCTATGACCCCGAGAGTGAGACGCTGACACTGAGTGGAGAGATGGCGGTGAAACGCGAGCAGCTAAAGAACGGCGGGCTGGGCGTGGTGTCGGACGCCATTTTCGATTTGGGCAAGAGCCTGGCACAGTTTAACCTGGATGACTCGGAGGTGGCCCTCCTACAAGCCGTGCTGCTCATGAGCTCag ATCGCTCGGGACTGACATCGGTAGAGAAGATCGAGAAGTGCCAGGAGACGTACCTGCTTGCCTTTGAACACTACATCAACCACCGCAAGCACAACATTCCCCACTTCTGGCCCAAGCTGCTGATGAAGGTGACCGATCTGAGGATGATTGGCGCGTGCCACGCCAGCCGCTTCCTCCACATGAAGGTGGAGTGTCCCAATGAGCTCTTCCCTCCACTGTTTCTGGAGGTCTTCGAGGACCAGGAAGTATGA